In the genome of Botrytis cinerea B05.10 chromosome 5, complete sequence, one region contains:
- the Bcrco1 gene encoding Bcrco1: MAILNDPPSSTTILSLHTPDVPPPSKPTPATTSHPQDSRNPRNLTSKWPTAIDLAGSSLPCRLEGEVANLVVLGSIPPEINGTFYRVMCDPFVPPHPQNVPIDGDGNISAFRFHNGIVDMKMQYIETERYKLERQANKALFGLYRNPYTHHPCVRAAVDSTANTNLVMWADKLLALKEVGLPYEVDGDTLETLGYDPFASEGVESKTFTAHPKVDPFTDELVVFGYEAKGLATLDVVTYTLDAQGKKVEELWVKSPWCAFIHDCAITENWLILVCWCFEANIERMKKGGQHWAWDYEKPATFIVVPRRKSTPLPDGWKEGESRYYEWNNCMPVHTAGAWEGKDGKLYMESSRVHDNAFPFFPPDDGRMPNPDTKGDFARWEFDLSQPSGSKIQDPLVVLDIPCEFPRIDERFMTKEYEWVFLDVFIPEQGDGKSNIYQGLNGLAMHNNKTNETKYFYAGQDSHVQEPIFIPRSKDSKEGDGWVMAMVERRIANRCDLVVIDTRDFEKAIAIVELPFHIKAQIHGNWVGATETRGTKSLVREMEKIEISGKGALEPMA; the protein is encoded by the coding sequence ATGGCAATACTAAACGACCCGCCGTCATCCACAacaattctctctcttcatacTCCTGACGTTCCTCCTCCTTCAAAACCTACCCCGGCCACAACCTCCCACCCCCAAGACAGCCGAAACCCTCGGAATCTTACCTCCAAATGGCCCACCGCAATTGACCTCGCAGGCTCTAGCCTTCCCTGCCGTCTCGAAGGTGAAGTAGCCAATCTTGTAGTCCTCGGATCTATTCCTCCAGAGATAAATGGAACATTCTACCGCGTAATGTGCGACCCTTTTGTTCCGCCTCACCCACAGAATGTACCCATCGATGGTGACGGCAATATTTCCGCCTTTCGTTTCCACAACGGTATTGTCGATATGAAAATGCAGTATATCGAGACCGAACGGTACAAACTCGAAAGACAGGCTAACAAGGCTTTGTTTGGATTGTATCGAAATCCATATACACATCATCCGTGTGTACGGGCTGCAGTAGATAGTACAGCGAATACGAATTTGGTCATGTGGGCTGACAAGTTGTTGGCATTAAAAGAAGTGGGGTTGCCGTACGAGGTTGATGGAGATACCTTGGAGACTTTGGGATATGATCCTTTTGCTTCTGAGGGAGTGGAATCGAAGACTTTTACGGCGCATCCAAAGGTTGATCCATTTACAGATGAGCTTGTTGTGTTTGGTTACGAGGCGAAGGGATTGGCCACGCTAGATGTAGTGACATATACGCTTGATGCGCAAGGGAAGAAGGTAGAAGAATTATGGGTAAAGAGTCCATGGTGTGCATTTATTCATGATTGTGCCATTACGGAAAATTGGTTGATACTTGTGTGTTGGTGTTTCGAAGCGAATattgagagaatgaagaaaggagGTCAGCATTGGGCATGGGATTATGAAAAACCGGCTACTTTCATTGTGGTTCCTAGGAGAAAGTCGACACCGTTGccggatggatggaaggaaggagaaagcAGATATTATGAGTGGAACAATTGTATGCCGGTTCATACAGCAGGAGcttgggaaggaaaggatggAAAATTATACATGGAAAGTTCTAGGGTGCATGATAATgcctttccattcttcccACCCGATGATGGACGAATGCCGAATCCAGATACGAAAGGTGATTTCGCACGTtgggaatttgatttgagtCAGCCGAGTGGCAGCAAGATACAGGATCCATTGGTAGTTTTGGACATTCCATGTGAATTTCCGAGAATTGACGAGAGGTTTATGACGAAGGAATATGAATGGGTGTTTTTGGATGTTTTCATTCCAGAACAAGGTGATGGGAAGAGCAATATATACCAGGGACTAAATGGTCTTGCGATGCATAACAATAAGACAAACGAAACGAAATATTTCTATGCAGGTCAAGACTCGCATGTTCAAGAACCGATCTTTATTCCTCGATCAAAAGATTCTAAGgaaggggatggatgggtgatggCAATGGTTGAAAGAAGGATCGCCAATCGATGCGATTTAGTCGTGATTGATAcgagagattttgaaaaggcAATTGCTATTGTTGAATTGCCATTTCATATAAAAGCTCAAATACATGGTAATTGGGTTGGAGCCACTGAAACTAGAGGAACGAAAAGTCTGGTtcgagagatggaaaaaatcgaaatcagTGGGAAGGGCGCGTTAGAACCTATGGCTTAA